Proteins from one Pelosinus sp. IPA-1 genomic window:
- the deoC gene encoding deoxyribose-phosphate aldolase has protein sequence MKTDGLVDLIDYTLLSPTATRENIADFCKETIKYGFKTVFVNPYYVSYANEFLKDNDVKVGVPIGFSLGGATTKTKVAETVDAIKNGAREIDMLINLGALKSQEYSIVKYDIQEVVKASQGLITKVIIETALLTREEKMIACNLIMEAEADFVKTATGFNGGGATVDDVALLRATVGKNFGVKAAGGIKTYEDAVNIVKAGANRIGTSNGIKIITGNNSQGSFEQSY, from the coding sequence ATGAAAACGGATGGTCTTGTTGATTTGATCGACTATACATTACTAAGTCCTACTGCAACTAGAGAAAACATTGCGGATTTTTGTAAAGAAACTATAAAATACGGATTTAAAACTGTATTTGTAAATCCATACTATGTTTCCTATGCAAATGAGTTTTTAAAAGATAATGATGTTAAGGTTGGTGTGCCTATTGGTTTTTCCCTGGGCGGCGCTACGACAAAAACAAAAGTAGCAGAAACCGTAGATGCAATAAAAAATGGTGCTAGAGAAATCGATATGCTGATCAATTTAGGAGCTTTAAAGTCGCAGGAATATAGTATTGTCAAATATGATATACAAGAAGTTGTAAAAGCTTCTCAAGGGTTAATAACTAAAGTCATTATAGAAACAGCGTTACTAACAAGAGAAGAAAAGATGATTGCTTGTAATCTAATTATGGAAGCAGAAGCTGATTTTGTTAAAACAGCTACAGGATTTAATGGTGGTGGTGCCACAGTGGACGATGTTGCTTTGCTAAGAGCAACTGTTGGCAAAAATTTTGGTGTAAAGGCTGCTGGTGGCATTAAAACCTATGAAGACGCTGTTAATATCGTAAAAGCAGGAGCAAATCGAATAGGAACGAGTAATGGAATTAAAATCATTACAGGCAATAACAGTCAAGGCTCTTTCGAGCAATCGTATTGA
- a CDS encoding transketolase family protein encodes MSIATRESYGNILIELGEENKNIVVLDADLSKSTKTAGFAKKFPKRFINAGIAEQNLMGMAAGLATTGKIAFASTFAVFATGRAFEVIRNSICYPNLNVKVAATHAGITVGEDGGSHQSIEDIAIMRSLPNMRIIVPADDIETKQAVRAAANMKGPIYIRLGRLGVPAIFDENHTFTFGKGNLLKEGQDITIIGTGLMTSKCLEAAELLEKEGIHARVINISTIKPIDEEIIIQAAKETKRIITVEEHSIIGGLGSAVCDVVSAYCPVQVVKIGINDTFGESGKPEELLIRYGLTVDNIYHTAQKVIGNKNK; translated from the coding sequence ATGAGTATTGCCACAAGAGAATCTTATGGAAATATATTAATAGAATTAGGGGAAGAAAATAAAAATATTGTTGTTTTGGATGCAGATTTATCAAAATCAACAAAAACAGCGGGATTTGCTAAAAAGTTCCCAAAACGATTTATTAATGCGGGGATTGCTGAACAAAACCTAATGGGAATGGCAGCTGGGCTGGCTACAACTGGGAAAATCGCTTTTGCAAGTACATTTGCCGTTTTCGCTACCGGTAGAGCTTTTGAAGTCATTCGTAATTCCATCTGCTATCCCAATTTAAATGTTAAGGTTGCAGCAACTCATGCGGGAATTACTGTGGGAGAGGATGGTGGATCTCATCAATCGATTGAAGATATAGCCATTATGAGATCATTACCGAATATGAGAATTATAGTACCAGCTGATGACATTGAAACGAAACAGGCTGTTAGAGCCGCAGCAAATATGAAGGGACCTATATATATAAGATTAGGGCGGCTTGGAGTTCCTGCTATTTTTGATGAGAATCATACTTTTACTTTTGGCAAAGGAAATTTGCTTAAGGAAGGGCAGGATATCACAATTATCGGTACTGGTTTAATGACGAGCAAATGTCTAGAGGCTGCAGAGTTGTTAGAAAAAGAGGGAATCCATGCTAGAGTTATCAATATTTCCACCATTAAGCCAATTGATGAGGAAATTATTATTCAAGCAGCAAAGGAAACAAAGCGGATTATAACAGTGGAAGAACATTCGATTATTGGTGGCTTGGGTAGTGCCGTTTGTGATGTAGTGTCGGCTTATTGCCCTGTACAGGTAGTGAAGATTGGTATTAATGATACCTTTGGTGAGTCAGGAAAACCTGAAGAATTATTAATAAGGTATGGATTAACTGTTGATAACATTTATCATACAGCGCAAAAAGTGATAGGTAATAAAAATAAATAG
- the dcuC gene encoding C4-dicarboxylate transporter DcuC, with protein sequence MNIVLSLIVTFWVGFLIVKKYKPQPVLFIAGLILMFAAVALGLGRILPVKESTGLVLFDAFEFIKQTFSSRAAGLGLNIMAVGGFARYMDHIGASKALVKLTIKPLLALRSPYIVMSAAWVVGMLLGLCINSASGLAMLLMVTMFPVLISLGVSRLSATAVIATTLCLDWSPSDTGTILSAVTAGIDPVIYWTNYQIPIAAVVIPVVAVLHFFVQKWFDKREGHVVQATTFTEAETDEKLPPMIYAILPALPLALILIFSSLWISWIKMDIIKAMFIGVAIGMIFEYFRYRDGKKVLADIQSFFDGLGMQMANVITLIVAGETFAKGLTTIGTIDAIIASAQSSGFGAIGMILVMISIIAISSVVMGSGNAPFFAFAALTPTVAAKMSIAPVVMLLPMHFAASAARTMSPITAVIVVASSMGNVSPFDVVKRTAIPMAGALITLVAANFLFFYR encoded by the coding sequence TTGAATATTGTTCTTTCGTTAATCGTCACTTTCTGGGTAGGTTTCCTTATTGTTAAAAAGTATAAACCACAACCTGTTCTGTTTATCGCCGGATTAATTCTTATGTTTGCAGCAGTAGCCCTTGGTCTCGGGCGAATCCTACCAGTTAAAGAGAGTACGGGATTAGTTCTGTTTGATGCATTTGAATTTATCAAGCAAACTTTTAGTTCTCGTGCAGCTGGTCTAGGTCTTAATATCATGGCAGTGGGTGGCTTTGCCCGCTACATGGATCATATCGGTGCCAGTAAGGCTTTAGTTAAACTGACAATCAAACCATTATTGGCCCTTCGCTCCCCATATATTGTTATGTCCGCCGCGTGGGTAGTAGGAATGCTTTTAGGCTTATGCATCAACAGTGCCTCTGGCCTAGCAATGCTACTCATGGTTACTATGTTCCCCGTCCTCATCAGCCTTGGCGTTAGTCGCTTATCTGCTACTGCGGTTATTGCTACTACCCTTTGCTTGGACTGGAGCCCCAGTGATACAGGCACGATTCTATCTGCTGTCACTGCCGGTATTGATCCAGTAATCTATTGGACCAATTACCAAATTCCCATAGCAGCCGTAGTAATACCAGTGGTTGCAGTACTCCATTTCTTTGTACAAAAATGGTTTGACAAGCGTGAAGGCCATGTCGTCCAAGCGACTACCTTTACCGAAGCTGAAACGGATGAAAAATTGCCGCCGATGATTTACGCAATACTGCCAGCCCTGCCTTTGGCTTTAATCTTGATCTTCAGTAGCCTTTGGATTAGTTGGATTAAAATGGATATCATTAAAGCCATGTTTATTGGTGTGGCTATCGGTATGATTTTTGAATATTTCCGTTACCGGGACGGGAAAAAAGTCCTTGCAGATATTCAATCTTTTTTCGATGGCCTAGGTATGCAGATGGCCAATGTTATCACGCTAATTGTAGCTGGTGAAACCTTCGCGAAAGGTCTTACTACCATCGGCACCATCGACGCCATCATCGCTTCCGCTCAAAGCTCAGGCTTTGGAGCTATCGGCATGATTCTCGTTATGATCAGCATCATCGCCATTTCATCAGTAGTTATGGGCTCGGGCAATGCACCATTCTTTGCCTTTGCAGCATTAACTCCCACTGTTGCCGCCAAAATGTCAATTGCACCAGTGGTTATGCTACTACCCATGCACTTTGCAGCAAGTGCTGCCCGCACAATGTCACCAATTACTGCGGTTATCGTAGTTGCTTCCAGTATGGGTAACGTATCACCCTTTGATGTAGTCAAACGGACCGCCATTCCTATGGCTGGGGCCTTAATCACCCTTGTTGCCGCAAACTTCCTTTTCTTTTATAGATAG
- a CDS encoding M20/M25/M40 family metallo-hydrolase, translating into MMIDSKKVKEIVANYLPDFINELEKLTNIDSGNGDAEGTDAVAKIVGARLEALGASVEYRNNPRATHTIVRFTGKGSLRLLLIAHVDTVFEKGEAQKRPFRVDENLFAYGPGVGDDKATVVQTIYSMQTLKDLNYDNFKEIILYYNGEEEGGSSTAEEIVAELAQQVDMCIIMDTARPNWGIVTQRKGSANYEIQVEGIAGHHGNASQISANAIMELGNQISLLYKMASPLSDDPGSLTMEKLKEKGIQDHGQFIPENTINVGVIGSSNQKINSIPKDAFAKINVRCFSVAEQQRLDQEIKDLPNKTVVPGTRVTVTGGIKTGPMEKTPQAQILVDMFKKIVKREYNADVVEWIAGGLTDGNRAAKYVPTIDALGVENYDEHTDHESVDLKTAVPRTVALVCFILELTGKWPEIK; encoded by the coding sequence ATGATGATAGATAGTAAAAAAGTAAAAGAAATTGTTGCTAATTATTTACCTGATTTTATTAACGAGTTAGAAAAATTGACTAATATTGATTCTGGTAATGGTGATGCAGAGGGTACTGATGCTGTTGCAAAAATTGTAGGAGCAAGATTGGAAGCGCTTGGAGCAAGCGTAGAGTATCGAAACAATCCAAGAGCTACTCACACAATTGTACGCTTTACAGGCAAGGGCTCGTTACGACTATTATTAATTGCTCATGTAGATACTGTATTTGAAAAGGGAGAAGCCCAGAAACGTCCATTCAGAGTGGACGAGAATCTGTTTGCTTACGGACCTGGCGTAGGGGATGATAAAGCAACTGTTGTCCAAACGATTTATTCAATGCAAACTCTTAAGGATTTAAATTATGATAATTTTAAAGAAATAATCCTCTATTATAATGGTGAGGAAGAAGGTGGGTCATCGACTGCTGAAGAGATTGTTGCAGAACTTGCTCAACAAGTTGATATGTGTATTATAATGGACACTGCTCGCCCTAATTGGGGGATTGTGACGCAACGCAAGGGTAGTGCTAATTATGAAATTCAAGTTGAGGGCATTGCAGGACACCATGGAAACGCTTCTCAGATTTCAGCAAATGCTATTATGGAGCTTGGGAATCAAATTAGTTTGTTATATAAGATGGCTAGTCCCTTATCGGATGATCCTGGCAGCCTTACAATGGAGAAACTAAAAGAAAAAGGTATTCAAGACCATGGCCAATTTATCCCAGAGAACACGATCAATGTAGGTGTAATTGGCTCAAGTAATCAAAAAATTAACTCGATTCCTAAAGATGCCTTCGCTAAAATTAATGTTCGCTGTTTCAGTGTTGCAGAACAGCAACGTCTAGATCAGGAAATAAAGGATCTTCCCAATAAAACCGTTGTTCCTGGAACTAGAGTTACTGTGACTGGCGGTATCAAGACAGGTCCAATGGAAAAAACACCACAGGCACAAATACTAGTTGATATGTTCAAAAAGATAGTAAAACGTGAGTATAATGCTGATGTTGTTGAATGGATAGCTGGTGGATTAACCGATGGAAATCGAGCTGCCAAATATGTTCCTACAATTGATGCCTTAGGTGTAGAAAACTATGATGAACATACGGATCATGAGTCTGTTGATCTAAAAACTGCAGTTCCTCGCACTGTGGCATTGGTTTGTTTTATTCTTGAATTAACTGGGAAGTGGCCTGAGATTAAGTAA
- a CDS encoding transketolase, translating to MESMKIYANQLRIHIINMLTESGSGHPGGSLSAADLLIYLYFKEMNIDSEDKDNPNRDRFILSKGHAAPVLYGTLAMKGFFSLNELKNLRKMGSFLQGHPDMKKVPGVEMSTGSLGQGFSAAVGVGLGFKIDKTTNRVYTLLGDGELQEGIVWEAAMAASHYKLDNLVAIVDNNGLQIDGTNDEVMKVNPLKEKWESFGWNAIEINGHCFSDMEKAFAAAKQSKGQPTVIIAKTSKGKGISFMENQVGWHGVTPSQAERIKAIEELEKNNR from the coding sequence ATGGAATCAATGAAAATATATGCGAATCAACTACGAATACACATTATAAATATGTTAACAGAATCAGGTTCAGGTCATCCAGGTGGTTCACTATCAGCAGCAGATCTTTTGATCTATTTGTATTTTAAAGAAATGAATATTGATAGTGAAGACAAAGATAATCCGAATCGTGATCGGTTTATTTTAAGTAAAGGACATGCAGCTCCCGTATTGTATGGCACCCTTGCGATGAAGGGATTTTTTAGTCTTAATGAATTGAAAAACTTACGGAAAATGGGAAGTTTTCTCCAAGGGCATCCTGATATGAAAAAAGTACCAGGCGTTGAAATGTCAACAGGATCTCTCGGACAAGGTTTTTCTGCAGCAGTTGGTGTCGGACTAGGCTTTAAAATAGATAAAACAACAAATAGAGTATATACATTACTAGGAGATGGGGAGCTACAAGAGGGCATTGTGTGGGAAGCTGCCATGGCTGCCAGCCACTATAAACTAGATAATCTAGTAGCTATTGTTGACAATAATGGTTTACAAATTGATGGTACTAATGACGAAGTTATGAAAGTAAATCCTTTAAAAGAAAAGTGGGAAAGCTTTGGCTGGAATGCAATTGAAATTAATGGTCATTGTTTTAGTGATATGGAAAAAGCATTTGCTGCAGCAAAACAGAGTAAGGGCCAGCCAACAGTAATTATTGCAAAAACAAGTAAGGGAAAAGGCATTTCCTTTATGGAAAACCAAGTAGGCTGGCATGGGGTAACACCATCACAAGCGGAAAGAATTAAGGCTATCGAGGAATTGGAAAAGAACAACAGATAA
- the pfkA gene encoding 6-phosphofructokinase, which translates to MKKIGVLTSGGDAPGMNAAIRAIVRTAISHNLNVVGIERGYTGLLNGEIKELQIASVGDIIHRGGTILKTSRCERMKTDAGIDEAICILEKNEIDGLIVIGGDGSFQGANKLGRSNIKVMGIPGTIDNDLAYTDYTIGFDTAVNTVLDAISKIRDTSMSHEKVTIIEVMGRHCGDIALYAGLAGGAESILVPEEKYEVHKVCEKMLQGKKRGKAHNIIMLAEGRESAAELQKEILNHTGIESRVTVLGYLQRGGIPTAVDRILASKMGAKAVSLLMDGKSNRAIGIKDNHLIDIDIMEALTKRKVFDQEMYSLSQTLSI; encoded by the coding sequence GTGAAGAAGATAGGAGTGTTAACCAGTGGAGGAGATGCTCCAGGTATGAATGCAGCCATTCGGGCCATCGTTAGAACAGCCATATCTCATAACCTAAATGTCGTAGGAATTGAAAGGGGCTATACTGGTCTTCTCAATGGTGAGATAAAAGAACTGCAAATAGCATCGGTTGGGGATATTATTCATCGAGGTGGAACCATCCTTAAAACCTCACGATGTGAAAGAATGAAAACGGATGCTGGTATTGATGAGGCAATTTGTATATTAGAAAAGAATGAAATCGATGGACTCATTGTAATCGGCGGAGATGGTTCTTTTCAGGGGGCAAATAAACTGGGGCGTAGCAATATAAAAGTTATGGGAATTCCAGGTACGATTGATAATGATTTAGCATACACCGACTACACAATTGGTTTTGATACGGCAGTTAATACCGTGTTAGATGCCATCAGTAAAATAAGAGATACTTCTATGTCACATGAGAAGGTAACTATTATCGAAGTGATGGGCAGACACTGTGGAGATATAGCCCTCTATGCAGGTCTTGCTGGAGGAGCGGAAAGTATCTTAGTTCCAGAAGAAAAGTATGAAGTGCATAAAGTTTGTGAGAAAATGCTGCAAGGCAAGAAGCGTGGAAAAGCTCACAATATTATTATGTTGGCAGAAGGTCGAGAATCTGCTGCAGAGTTACAGAAAGAAATACTTAACCATACAGGTATCGAATCAAGAGTTACGGTTTTAGGATATCTTCAAAGAGGTGGGATTCCAACGGCTGTTGACCGAATTTTGGCAAGTAAGATGGGGGCGAAGGCAGTTAGCTTGCTAATGGATGGAAAGTCCAATCGTGCAATCGGCATAAAGGATAATCATTTGATTGACATAGATATTATGGAAGCACTTACTAAAAGGAAAGTATTCGATCAAGAAATGTACAGTTTATCTCAAACATTGTCAATATAA
- a CDS encoding MarR family winged helix-turn-helix transcriptional regulator: MKPITEQVPKPSSLCNCLNIRRGSRAVTQFYDKILEPSGLKITQLSLLRHVEQLEPIAISELAKAMRIDRTTLNRNLKPLVDAGLLVIRPGKDPRVKEVILSETGKEITIKAWRLWEEAQSALKEYLGEEDLTTLVKLMARLEALGQ; this comes from the coding sequence ATGAAACCTATTACAGAACAAGTTCCCAAACCTTCTAGCCTGTGTAACTGCCTAAATATTCGGCGAGGATCTCGGGCAGTAACCCAATTTTATGATAAAATTTTAGAACCAAGTGGTCTTAAAATTACCCAATTATCCTTATTACGACATGTGGAGCAGCTTGAACCAATTGCAATTAGCGAGCTAGCTAAGGCGATGCGGATTGACCGTACTACATTGAACCGCAATTTGAAACCATTAGTGGATGCTGGGCTACTGGTCATTCGTCCTGGAAAAGACCCCCGCGTAAAAGAAGTAATATTATCTGAAACAGGAAAAGAGATTACAATAAAAGCTTGGCGACTGTGGGAAGAGGCACAATCTGCATTGAAGGAATATCTCGGTGAAGAAGATCTAACTACCTTGGTTAAGCTAATGGCTAGATTAGAAGCGTTGGGACAATGA
- a CDS encoding HEAT repeat domain-containing protein, whose translation MSLTSQIKEFALDLGYSKVGIIPADDFQEYIDELTNRSEMYAFYIQSPYRPLNSAKPRSVMPTAKSIITTVYDYSQKEFPKKLTDIMGRVYQARSYNAPPEHVNGARTQLMREFLRKLGCEVGENIILPERLVAAKAGIVNFGRNNFAYAEGIGSFIYLTSFLVDQELEYDSPTVEIGCPKGCSACMKACPTQAIYEPNKLNPSRCIPFNTFFTQDGMAGSYIQPEIRGKMGTKVYGCDICQEVCPRNQTKIKAKLPEDAFLSKVAKDFSLANMLNMTDEFHATRIQPLMFNYVKERKYLQRNAAIALGNLGDPSFVPDLAVAMENKEELVRSYAAWALGKIGGKQARQTLKESLNRETSTAVKKEIEAALSIL comes from the coding sequence ATGTCACTTACATCGCAAATTAAAGAATTTGCTTTAGACCTTGGGTATAGTAAGGTGGGAATTATTCCTGCTGACGATTTTCAGGAGTACATCGATGAATTAACGAATCGAAGCGAAATGTATGCATTTTATATCCAATCACCTTACCGCCCATTGAATTCTGCTAAACCCCGTTCTGTCATGCCAACGGCAAAATCAATCATTACAACAGTCTATGACTACTCACAAAAGGAATTCCCAAAGAAATTGACAGATATAATGGGACGGGTTTATCAAGCTAGATCTTATAATGCGCCCCCTGAGCATGTTAATGGTGCTCGGACCCAATTAATGCGAGAGTTTTTGCGCAAACTTGGCTGTGAGGTAGGCGAGAATATTATTTTGCCAGAAAGATTGGTTGCGGCAAAGGCCGGTATAGTGAATTTTGGTAGAAATAATTTTGCTTACGCCGAAGGGATTGGTTCTTTCATCTATTTAACATCCTTCCTGGTAGATCAAGAACTTGAATATGATAGTCCTACGGTTGAAATAGGGTGCCCCAAAGGATGTTCGGCTTGCATGAAAGCTTGTCCTACGCAAGCTATATATGAGCCAAATAAATTGAATCCGAGCCGCTGCATCCCATTCAATACATTTTTCACACAAGATGGTATGGCTGGTAGTTATATTCAGCCTGAAATACGGGGAAAAATGGGAACAAAGGTATATGGTTGCGATATTTGCCAAGAGGTGTGCCCTCGCAATCAAACAAAGATAAAAGCCAAATTACCAGAGGATGCCTTTCTGTCAAAAGTAGCGAAAGATTTTAGTCTTGCTAACATGCTCAATATGACAGATGAGTTTCATGCCACAAGAATTCAGCCCTTAATGTTCAACTATGTAAAAGAGAGAAAATATTTACAGCGTAATGCAGCGATTGCACTTGGCAACTTAGGCGACCCATCATTTGTCCCAGATCTTGCAGTTGCTATGGAAAATAAAGAAGAGTTAGTACGAAGTTATGCTGCATGGGCTTTAGGTAAAATAGGTGGTAAACAGGCTCGCCAAACCTTGAAGGAAAGTCTTAATCGGGAAACGTCAACTGCTGTAAAAAAAGAGATTGAAGCAGCATTGTCTATTTTATAG
- a CDS encoding 4Fe-4S binding protein: protein MKEKIQEFILNLGVDDVGFASVDDYKSPKSYEITKFRPDAKSIIVLAFQVLSNCESPSLSAALNGYLDLGAFARTASYRVARFLESRMGAKVATIPLSSPYEIHQDRKAIADFSHRHAAVAAGLGSFGRHNLVIHPQFGTRVNFVSIVTNLAIEPSIKSNKDFCIHCNLCVKNCPGNALEEAGRTNVMRCVKHSLPYGIGTDITFWAQLVAASPEKQKEMLMSEEYGRLRQAAHLGNQYMCFNCMKSCPVGLSNNN from the coding sequence ATGAAGGAAAAAATTCAAGAGTTTATTCTAAATTTGGGTGTTGATGATGTTGGGTTTGCAAGTGTAGATGATTATAAAAGCCCCAAATCCTATGAAATTACCAAATTTCGTCCTGATGCAAAATCAATTATTGTGTTAGCCTTTCAAGTGTTATCAAACTGTGAGAGTCCAAGTCTGAGTGCTGCTTTAAATGGCTATTTGGACTTAGGAGCCTTTGCCAGGACAGCCAGCTATCGCGTTGCGCGATTTTTAGAGAGCCGCATGGGAGCAAAGGTGGCGACTATACCCTTATCATCCCCTTATGAAATTCATCAAGATAGAAAGGCAATTGCTGATTTTTCGCACCGGCATGCCGCTGTTGCCGCGGGGCTGGGATCTTTTGGACGCCACAATCTAGTCATTCACCCTCAGTTCGGTACCAGGGTTAATTTTGTCAGTATCGTTACGAACCTTGCAATCGAGCCGTCAATAAAGAGTAATAAGGATTTCTGTATCCATTGCAATCTTTGTGTAAAGAATTGTCCCGGCAATGCTCTAGAGGAAGCAGGGAGAACAAACGTGATGAGATGCGTTAAGCATTCGCTGCCTTACGGCATTGGAACAGATATAACTTTTTGGGCTCAGCTTGTTGCTGCTTCACCAGAAAAGCAGAAGGAAATGCTCATGAGTGAGGAATATGGCAGGTTACGCCAGGCTGCGCATCTAGGAAATCAGTATATGTGCTTCAACTGTATGAAATCATGTCCTGTAGGTCTATCTAATAATAATTAG
- a CDS encoding NAD(P)/FAD-dependent oxidoreductase, producing the protein MENKTAVKPHVIIIGAGFGGIRTARALAKSGVKITLIDKYNYHLFQPLLYQVATAGLSIDDIAYPVRAIFREQKNVDFRLAEVIAVDFENKAVTMNTGTLCYDYLVVAAGGMTNYSGMVSLKEHCFGMKTIDEAVAIRNHVLRMFELAAHEKDGDKRRALLTFVIVGGGPTGVESAGALSELIYHVMIKEYHTLNFKEVRIMLVEASDRLLAAMPEELGDITVETLIGKHVEVRMCVQVTGYDGERMTLKGGEIIPTYTLIWAAGVKANELVGKLNVEQASMGRAIVNDYLQIPNRPDVFIIGDSAQCMQDQRPLPMVAPVAMQQAEIAAKNICGLIRGKKLKKFVYNDVGNMATIGRNAAVVHMGKFKIHGFLAWAIWSFVHILRLIDFRNRAVVFVKWIWDYLVYERIVRIITRQ; encoded by the coding sequence TTGGAAAATAAAACAGCGGTAAAACCACACGTTATAATTATTGGTGCTGGTTTTGGTGGAATACGTACGGCACGGGCATTAGCAAAGAGCGGCGTCAAGATTACGCTTATCGATAAGTATAACTATCACCTATTTCAGCCGTTACTTTATCAAGTTGCCACTGCTGGGTTATCAATTGATGATATTGCATACCCAGTGAGAGCTATTTTTAGAGAACAAAAGAATGTAGATTTTCGTTTGGCTGAAGTGATAGCTGTGGATTTTGAGAATAAAGCTGTTACTATGAATACAGGTACTCTTTGTTATGATTATTTGGTCGTGGCAGCAGGCGGAATGACTAATTATTCTGGTATGGTATCCTTGAAAGAGCATTGTTTTGGTATGAAAACCATTGATGAAGCTGTTGCTATTCGTAATCATGTCTTACGTATGTTTGAATTGGCTGCTCATGAAAAAGACGGTGACAAACGCCGGGCGTTGTTAACCTTTGTTATTGTCGGTGGCGGTCCTACAGGCGTAGAGTCAGCAGGTGCTTTATCTGAACTTATTTATCATGTAATGATTAAAGAGTATCATACCCTTAATTTCAAAGAAGTGCGTATTATGCTGGTTGAAGCTTCCGATAGACTATTAGCAGCTATGCCAGAAGAACTGGGTGATATTACAGTGGAGACTTTAATTGGTAAGCATGTAGAGGTACGAATGTGTGTGCAGGTTACTGGGTATGATGGTGAACGTATGACTCTAAAAGGCGGAGAAATTATTCCTACATACACCTTAATTTGGGCAGCAGGGGTAAAAGCGAATGAACTGGTGGGAAAATTAAATGTGGAGCAGGCTAGTATGGGGCGGGCTATTGTAAATGACTATTTGCAAATACCTAACCGTCCTGATGTGTTTATTATAGGTGATTCGGCACAATGCATGCAGGATCAAAGACCCTTGCCAATGGTTGCACCTGTTGCAATGCAGCAGGCTGAAATTGCTGCTAAAAATATTTGTGGTTTGATTCGTGGTAAGAAACTTAAAAAATTTGTTTATAACGATGTAGGAAATATGGCCACAATTGGGCGTAATGCTGCAGTTGTTCATATGGGAAAATTTAAAATACATGGTTTCCTAGCTTGGGCTATATGGTCATTTGTGCATATTTTACGTTTAATTGACTTCCGCAATCGCGCTGTGGTTTTTGTAAAATGGATTTGGGATTACCTAGTATACGAGCGAATTGTGCGTATTATCACCCGTCAGTAA
- a CDS encoding CBS domain-containing protein: MNIAFFLIPKSEVVYLPDNSTMRQTLEKMEYHRYTAVPLIDEHGKYAGTITEGDLLWKMKNTPGLTFADTERVMIKEIPLRMINTPVRVNAEMEGLLCLAIAQNFVPVVDDSGIFIGIIRRSEIIEYFAKKSCDVNY; the protein is encoded by the coding sequence ATGAATATAGCATTTTTTTTGATTCCAAAAAGCGAAGTAGTTTATTTGCCGGATAATAGTACTATGCGGCAAACCCTTGAAAAAATGGAATATCACCGTTATACAGCTGTTCCTCTCATTGATGAGCATGGTAAATATGCTGGGACAATTACCGAAGGTGATTTATTATGGAAAATGAAAAATACACCAGGATTAACCTTTGCTGATACTGAGCGGGTTATGATAAAAGAAATTCCCTTACGGATGATAAACACTCCAGTGCGAGTAAATGCAGAGATGGAAGGATTACTTTGTTTGGCTATCGCTCAGAACTTTGTTCCGGTGGTGGATGATAGTGGGATCTTTATCGGAATCATTCGTCGTAGTGAGATTATTGAGTATTTTGCTAAAAAATCCTGTGATGTAAATTATTAG
- the rpiB gene encoding ribose 5-phosphate isomerase B: MDEKKKLKMIIGSDHAGFTLKEKIVSLLKDLEIEVEDVGTFSTERTNYGPIAQLVAERVVNENIKGILICGTGIGMSIMANKVTGIRAAVVHDIFSAEATRAHNDSNILCMGERVIGSGLAIEITKKWITTQFDAGKHAERIQFIKDYESE, encoded by the coding sequence ATGGACGAAAAGAAAAAACTGAAGATGATTATAGGCAGTGATCATGCAGGTTTTACGTTGAAAGAGAAAATTGTTTCCCTATTAAAAGACTTAGAAATAGAAGTAGAAGATGTAGGAACATTTTCTACAGAACGTACAAATTATGGACCTATTGCCCAATTGGTAGCCGAAAGGGTAGTTAATGAAAATATAAAAGGTATTTTAATTTGTGGCACGGGAATAGGAATGTCCATTATGGCGAATAAAGTAACAGGGATCCGAGCAGCGGTAGTGCACGATATTTTTTCGGCAGAAGCTACAAGGGCACATAATGACTCTAATATTTTATGTATGGGGGAAAGAGTCATTGGCAGTGGCTTGGCTATAGAAATTACAAAGAAATGGATTACCACCCAGTTTGATGCAGGTAAGCATGCGGAACGAATACAGTTCATTAAGGATTATGAATCAGAATAA